Proteins found in one Oncorhynchus mykiss isolate Arlee chromosome 17, USDA_OmykA_1.1, whole genome shotgun sequence genomic segment:
- the tpgs2 gene encoding tubulin polyglutamylase complex subunit 2 isoform X1 → MEETKEGLTCKGVAERLTLGITRVLGVTESMPGVMDVRFVEREPAEKRCLLSWEQKNTCVLPEDLRDFYLTTDGFTLTWSAKLENESVPLGCMVLNGVANLRPLCQSSSVFSLPNAPSLADLDWDEEQVEESECGLVEPHFDSRSRIFELDPCSGNGKVCLVYKDCTEGVVAQKCEVWFLDRSLYWHYLTPSFTAYYRLMITNLGLPEWQNAFTPYGPSPQAKQWASLYQPLSFHCEPSMADLTGDPPVNKLDPSKAFRGKAKLPAPKKKQSPQGGVGGTAKGQGSSGRHSGGRR, encoded by the exons ATGGAGGAGACAAAGGAAGGTTTAACATGTAAAGGGGTCGCTGAAAGGCTGACACTCGGCATCACCAGAGTACTTG GTGTCACAGAGAGTATGCCCGGGGTGATGGACGTGCGTTTTGTGGAGAGGGAGCCTGCAGAGAAGCGATGCCTGCTGTCATGGGAACAG AAAAATACCTGTGTTCTGCCCGAGGACCTCCGAGACTTTTATCTCACAACGGATGGCTTCACCCTTACCTGGAGTGCCAAACTCGAGA ATGAATCTGTGCCTTTAGGATGCATGGTGCTCAACGGTGTGGCCAACCTGCGTCCTCTTTGCCAGTCATCGTCAGTGTTCTCCCTCCCCAACGCACCCTCACTGGCTGACCTGGACTGGGACGAAGAACAAGTTGAAG AGTCAGAGTGTGGGCTGGTGGAGCCCCATTTTGATTCCAGGAGCCGTATCTTTGAGCTGGACCCCTGCAGTGGGAATGGCAAAGTCTGCCTGGTCTACAAAGACTGCACAGAAG GTGTGGTGGCCCAGAAGTGTGAGGTGTGGTTCCTGGATCGCTCTCTGTACTGGCACTACCTAACACCCAGCTTCACCGCCTACTACCGCCTGATGATCACCAACTTAGGCCTGCCAGAGTGGCAGAACGCCTTCACCCCCTACGGCCCCAGTCCCCAGGCCAAG CAGTGGGCGTCTCTCTACCAGCCCCTGAGTTTCCACTGTGAGCCCAGTATGGCCGACCTCACCGGAGATCCGCCTGTCAACAAGCTGGACCCCAGCAAAGCCTTCCGGGGCAAAGCAAAGCTGCCCGCCCCGAAGAAGAAACAGTCGCCccagggaggggtggggggcacTGCCAAGGGGCAGGGGAGCTCAGGGAGGCATAGTGGGGGCAGGCGATAA
- the tpgs2 gene encoding tubulin polyglutamylase complex subunit 2 isoform X3 — MEETKEGLTCKGVAERLTLGITRVLGVTESMPGVMDVRFVEREPAEKRCLLSWEQKNTCVLPEDLRDFYLTTDGFTLTWSAKLERCMVLNGVANLRPLCQSSSVFSLPNAPSLADLDWDEEQVEESECGLVEPHFDSRSRIFELDPCSGNGKVCLVYKDCTEGVVAQKCEVWFLDRSLYWHYLTPSFTAYYRLMITNLGLPEWQNAFTPYGPSPQAKQWASLYQPLSFHCEPSMADLTGDPPVNKLDPSKAFRGKAKLPAPKKKQSPQGGVGGTAKGQGSSGRHSGGRR; from the exons ATGGAGGAGACAAAGGAAGGTTTAACATGTAAAGGGGTCGCTGAAAGGCTGACACTCGGCATCACCAGAGTACTTG GTGTCACAGAGAGTATGCCCGGGGTGATGGACGTGCGTTTTGTGGAGAGGGAGCCTGCAGAGAAGCGATGCCTGCTGTCATGGGAACAG AAAAATACCTGTGTTCTGCCCGAGGACCTCCGAGACTTTTATCTCACAACGGATGGCTTCACCCTTACCTGGAGTGCCAAACTCGAGA GATGCATGGTGCTCAACGGTGTGGCCAACCTGCGTCCTCTTTGCCAGTCATCGTCAGTGTTCTCCCTCCCCAACGCACCCTCACTGGCTGACCTGGACTGGGACGAAGAACAAGTTGAAG AGTCAGAGTGTGGGCTGGTGGAGCCCCATTTTGATTCCAGGAGCCGTATCTTTGAGCTGGACCCCTGCAGTGGGAATGGCAAAGTCTGCCTGGTCTACAAAGACTGCACAGAAG GTGTGGTGGCCCAGAAGTGTGAGGTGTGGTTCCTGGATCGCTCTCTGTACTGGCACTACCTAACACCCAGCTTCACCGCCTACTACCGCCTGATGATCACCAACTTAGGCCTGCCAGAGTGGCAGAACGCCTTCACCCCCTACGGCCCCAGTCCCCAGGCCAAG CAGTGGGCGTCTCTCTACCAGCCCCTGAGTTTCCACTGTGAGCCCAGTATGGCCGACCTCACCGGAGATCCGCCTGTCAACAAGCTGGACCCCAGCAAAGCCTTCCGGGGCAAAGCAAAGCTGCCCGCCCCGAAGAAGAAACAGTCGCCccagggaggggtggggggcacTGCCAAGGGGCAGGGGAGCTCAGGGAGGCATAGTGGGGGCAGGCGATAA
- the tpgs2 gene encoding tubulin polyglutamylase complex subunit 2 isoform X2: MEETKEGLTCKGVAERLTLGITRVLESMPGVMDVRFVEREPAEKRCLLSWEQKNTCVLPEDLRDFYLTTDGFTLTWSAKLENESVPLGCMVLNGVANLRPLCQSSSVFSLPNAPSLADLDWDEEQVEESECGLVEPHFDSRSRIFELDPCSGNGKVCLVYKDCTEGVVAQKCEVWFLDRSLYWHYLTPSFTAYYRLMITNLGLPEWQNAFTPYGPSPQAKQWASLYQPLSFHCEPSMADLTGDPPVNKLDPSKAFRGKAKLPAPKKKQSPQGGVGGTAKGQGSSGRHSGGRR, from the exons ATGGAGGAGACAAAGGAAGGTTTAACATGTAAAGGGGTCGCTGAAAGGCTGACACTCGGCATCACCAGAGTACTTG AGAGTATGCCCGGGGTGATGGACGTGCGTTTTGTGGAGAGGGAGCCTGCAGAGAAGCGATGCCTGCTGTCATGGGAACAG AAAAATACCTGTGTTCTGCCCGAGGACCTCCGAGACTTTTATCTCACAACGGATGGCTTCACCCTTACCTGGAGTGCCAAACTCGAGA ATGAATCTGTGCCTTTAGGATGCATGGTGCTCAACGGTGTGGCCAACCTGCGTCCTCTTTGCCAGTCATCGTCAGTGTTCTCCCTCCCCAACGCACCCTCACTGGCTGACCTGGACTGGGACGAAGAACAAGTTGAAG AGTCAGAGTGTGGGCTGGTGGAGCCCCATTTTGATTCCAGGAGCCGTATCTTTGAGCTGGACCCCTGCAGTGGGAATGGCAAAGTCTGCCTGGTCTACAAAGACTGCACAGAAG GTGTGGTGGCCCAGAAGTGTGAGGTGTGGTTCCTGGATCGCTCTCTGTACTGGCACTACCTAACACCCAGCTTCACCGCCTACTACCGCCTGATGATCACCAACTTAGGCCTGCCAGAGTGGCAGAACGCCTTCACCCCCTACGGCCCCAGTCCCCAGGCCAAG CAGTGGGCGTCTCTCTACCAGCCCCTGAGTTTCCACTGTGAGCCCAGTATGGCCGACCTCACCGGAGATCCGCCTGTCAACAAGCTGGACCCCAGCAAAGCCTTCCGGGGCAAAGCAAAGCTGCCCGCCCCGAAGAAGAAACAGTCGCCccagggaggggtggggggcacTGCCAAGGGGCAGGGGAGCTCAGGGAGGCATAGTGGGGGCAGGCGATAA